A portion of the Candidatus Eisenbacteria bacterium genome contains these proteins:
- a CDS encoding protein kinase: protein MTERDNSQLDEVAARVAEGEAIDWDETTRRLTDRSGTLMELHAIAAVMRAHGTESAAPRATPDVSAPVITAAATPVFTWGGLEVRELLGAGGFGEVYRAYDPELGREVALKLQRGEWSPTVQARWLAEARSLARVQDRHVLTIHGADHHDGRAGLWTELVEGTTLESWIGRNGVLSAREATLAGLALCEALAAVHAAGLVHGDVKTRNVMRRSSGANAGDLVLMDFGAAHVAVASDRLAARTSESTPFAAAPELLEGGAASVQSDLYALGVLLFRLATLRHPHEASSLEALKASHELGRGLRLRNLRPDLPREFVATVERLLERDPSRRFATAAELESALGETLRAASPRRAVDPGRARGWRIAAVLVVLLGAGLLARLAGWPSRDSSARTPRSGDAPRSITTNSQGGSDATTPGVATTTVEGREAPNTPATPKPAVARAALQGTSTLWRLRDGEVLPITDGSRLAPGDRLWLDYSGTEAAHVYVLDEDSADEMYVLYPCGGSGLTNPLPAGTTHHLPGTRSAAPLRWVVTSASGEETFLVVAGRQPIPALEDVVATLPPVSDDREVEYARLPPDMLQRMRGVAGLEREASPAPPHKGSRLATLAAMLKGPEARPDLWVRLIRTQNPGP from the coding sequence ATGACCGAACGCGACAACTCACAGCTCGACGAGGTTGCCGCGCGTGTGGCCGAGGGCGAAGCGATCGACTGGGACGAGACGACGCGACGTCTCACCGATCGGAGTGGCACCCTGATGGAGTTGCACGCGATCGCGGCGGTGATGCGTGCGCACGGCACCGAATCCGCGGCGCCCCGCGCGACGCCCGACGTTTCGGCGCCGGTCATCACCGCGGCTGCGACGCCAGTCTTCACCTGGGGTGGACTCGAAGTCCGTGAATTGCTCGGGGCCGGCGGATTCGGCGAGGTCTATCGCGCCTACGATCCGGAATTGGGTCGCGAGGTGGCGCTCAAGCTTCAGCGGGGCGAGTGGAGCCCCACGGTTCAGGCGCGCTGGCTCGCCGAAGCGAGGAGCCTGGCGCGCGTTCAAGATCGCCACGTGCTTACGATCCACGGCGCCGATCACCACGACGGTCGCGCGGGACTCTGGACCGAGCTGGTCGAGGGCACGACGCTCGAGTCGTGGATCGGGCGCAATGGCGTGCTGAGTGCTCGCGAGGCCACGCTCGCCGGGCTCGCACTGTGTGAGGCGCTTGCCGCGGTTCACGCGGCGGGGCTCGTGCACGGCGACGTGAAGACGCGAAACGTGATGCGGCGCTCGAGCGGCGCGAATGCGGGCGATCTCGTGCTTATGGATTTTGGCGCGGCGCACGTGGCGGTTGCATCGGACCGTCTCGCAGCGCGCACGTCTGAGAGCACGCCGTTTGCCGCCGCCCCGGAATTGCTCGAAGGCGGCGCGGCGAGCGTGCAATCCGATCTCTATGCACTCGGCGTGTTGTTGTTCCGCCTCGCGACGCTACGCCACCCGCATGAAGCCTCGTCGCTCGAAGCGCTCAAGGCAAGCCACGAGCTGGGCCGCGGGCTTCGTTTGAGAAACCTGCGGCCGGACCTGCCGCGAGAATTCGTGGCGACGGTCGAGCGACTGCTCGAGCGCGATCCCTCGCGCCGTTTCGCGACCGCCGCCGAACTGGAATCCGCCCTCGGTGAAACGCTGAGGGCCGCCTCGCCGCGGCGCGCCGTGGACCCAGGTCGAGCACGGGGGTGGCGCATTGCGGCGGTGCTGGTCGTGCTCTTGGGCGCAGGACTGCTGGCGCGGCTCGCAGGGTGGCCTTCGCGGGACTCGAGCGCGCGGACACCGCGCTCGGGCGATGCGCCCCGTTCAATCACGACGAACTCGCAGGGCGGAAGTGATGCGACGACTCCGGGCGTCGCGACCACGACGGTGGAGGGTCGTGAGGCTCCCAATACACCGGCAACGCCCAAACCGGCTGTCGCTCGTGCCGCGCTCCAAGGCACGTCCACGCTATGGCGATTGCGGGATGGTGAAGTTCTCCCGATCACCGATGGTTCACGACTGGCTCCGGGAGATCGCCTGTGGCTCGACTACTCGGGCACCGAGGCTGCACACGTCTATGTGCTCGACGAAGACTCTGCGGACGAGATGTACGTACTGTATCCGTGCGGCGGGTCGGGCCTCACGAATCCGCTTCCCGCGGGAACCACGCATCACCTTCCGGGAACCCGCAGTGCCGCGCCGCTTCGATGGGTCGTCACGAGTGCGTCGGGCGAGGAAACATTTCTCGTGGTTGCCGGGCGGCAGCCCATTCCTGCGCTCGAAGACGTAGTCGCCACGCTGCCGCCGGTGTCGGATGACCGCGAAGTCGAGTACGCCCGATTGCCGCCGGATATGCTGCAGCGCATGCGCGGCGTGGCAGGGCTCGAACGCGAGGCATCGCCCGCTCCGCCGCACAAGGGGTCCCGTCTGGCGACGCTCGCCGCGATGCTCAAAGGCCCTGAGGCGCGTCCCGACTTGTGGGTGAGGCTCATTCGGACCCAGAATCCGGGGCCATGA
- a CDS encoding CHAT domain-containing protein, which translates to MLDSLGFAGLAALEAHPPASAPLRAELLGEVIESLLQGSMAREDSVVQLAKRAVAEAQALDSQTGSAAIVNAALRAARAYSIRSNAGDRDSCYAMLARARAQLSARTHRPNEDVDILGLELWAHLYLDDFRDVLRLAAIADSLCGVAGRCEPVTRFRIEVARARALMGNGQFASARASLELATRIRDAGGIRAEESMLLENQQASLEAFSGSNDRALEHIRRALAEASRLPPLRFRAISTVRQAASIHSSAGRFFESVQYAREAYDRVRTLLGEESATAAATRLSLGESLGHLGDYQTGLAEIRAALGTIERVQPNARGQRALALGMLSQTELRLGMAEEALNHAREAARLRSELMGLNHYFVAHTLGIVASALRQLERDEEARDTLLRVVEIEQRQGVSSQLTRGLAQLSETEMALGNATRALDLADRATAIADTLHGNGSVRYGEVAASRVAPLLAVGREPEAVAVALGVSGAEREQVRLASHALSEREALATESGRSWGYEYVMLAATHPGLEESAVRRLWNEVCLARSLVFRERSIQRAGSREASRSRLRARTDSSRAALAARLLQRPEGVSDSVWQADLLARRARVEQLERGLRASEGSEGRGTGPSGLDFSTAIPAGSALISFVRFHDTRLRGAATDERVGVLRYAAFVARDGRVRVFLLSRADALEPAIARFAALAFAPPAGDDARRREAQQQVVAAGVAVRKQIWDPLALALEGAQRIFVVPDGATAAVDLMTLPLDDGRFLAESGQAFERFTTEHDLTAPSGASPSATLLVVGAPDFEAGSKRRPAAQEQVAAHEGARGVPELWALPESKIEADTVFAMWRAGSKSHRPDLLLTGADAGERAVRSALEHCTMLHFATHAYRVGEAASPRGNDMSFRGVGGWEVADGASKRRVQRFDMRVVGLALAGARNLDEPAPPESDGWLTDEEVSSLDLNAVDCAVLSACHTGVFDAGQTESVQGLYRAFRLAGCRRVVMSLGPVNDEAARKWIVEFYRARLAGGSVASAARDASLSRLRELRQAGLLPHPSQWAVFVAAGARE; encoded by the coding sequence GTGCTCGATAGCCTCGGGTTCGCCGGGCTCGCCGCGCTCGAAGCACACCCGCCGGCATCAGCCCCCCTGCGAGCCGAGCTGTTGGGCGAGGTCATAGAATCGTTGCTGCAGGGTTCCATGGCGCGCGAAGACTCCGTCGTCCAACTCGCCAAACGCGCAGTGGCCGAAGCGCAGGCGCTCGATTCGCAAACGGGGAGTGCCGCAATCGTCAACGCCGCGCTGCGAGCAGCTCGTGCCTACTCGATTCGCTCGAATGCGGGCGATCGCGACTCGTGCTACGCGATGTTAGCGCGCGCTCGAGCACAACTCTCGGCCCGCACTCATCGACCAAACGAAGACGTCGATATCCTGGGGCTCGAGTTGTGGGCGCATCTCTATCTGGATGATTTCCGTGACGTGCTGCGCCTCGCAGCAATCGCCGATTCGTTGTGCGGGGTGGCGGGTCGCTGCGAACCAGTGACCCGATTTCGTATCGAAGTCGCACGCGCACGGGCATTGATGGGAAACGGTCAGTTCGCGAGCGCGCGCGCGTCACTCGAGCTCGCCACGCGCATTCGCGACGCCGGCGGCATCCGAGCCGAAGAGTCGATGCTCCTGGAGAACCAACAGGCATCGCTCGAAGCGTTCAGCGGATCGAACGATCGAGCACTCGAACACATTCGCCGTGCGCTGGCCGAGGCCTCCCGACTGCCCCCCTTGCGTTTCCGGGCGATCAGCACGGTGCGACAAGCCGCCTCGATTCACTCGAGCGCTGGGCGATTCTTCGAGAGCGTCCAATACGCGCGCGAAGCCTATGATCGCGTGAGGACGCTTCTGGGCGAGGAGAGCGCAACGGCCGCGGCCACGCGACTCTCACTCGGCGAGTCGCTTGGTCATCTGGGGGACTACCAGACCGGACTCGCCGAGATTCGAGCAGCGCTCGGCACGATCGAGCGCGTGCAGCCAAACGCACGCGGTCAGCGGGCACTCGCGTTGGGCATGCTGAGTCAGACGGAGCTGCGGCTCGGAATGGCTGAAGAGGCGCTGAACCACGCGCGCGAGGCGGCTCGCCTGAGGTCGGAGCTGATGGGCCTCAACCACTACTTCGTGGCGCACACGCTCGGAATCGTCGCGAGCGCGCTGCGTCAGTTGGAGCGAGATGAAGAAGCTCGCGACACGCTGCTGCGAGTGGTCGAGATCGAGCAACGGCAGGGTGTGTCGAGCCAGCTCACGAGGGGCCTGGCTCAGCTCTCGGAGACCGAGATGGCACTTGGGAACGCGACGCGAGCGCTCGATCTCGCGGATCGCGCGACCGCGATCGCGGACACACTCCACGGCAACGGAAGCGTGCGCTACGGGGAAGTCGCCGCATCACGCGTCGCACCGCTGCTTGCGGTCGGCCGAGAGCCGGAAGCGGTCGCCGTGGCACTGGGTGTGAGCGGCGCTGAACGGGAGCAGGTGCGGCTTGCGAGCCACGCGTTGAGCGAGCGCGAAGCGCTCGCGACCGAATCGGGGCGATCATGGGGATACGAGTACGTGATGCTCGCCGCCACGCACCCCGGGCTCGAGGAGTCTGCGGTGCGAAGACTGTGGAACGAAGTGTGCCTCGCGCGTTCTCTCGTATTTCGCGAACGATCGATCCAACGTGCCGGATCTCGAGAAGCTTCTCGATCACGCTTGCGCGCGCGCACCGATTCGTCGCGCGCGGCGTTGGCCGCACGGCTCTTGCAGAGGCCGGAAGGCGTGTCGGACTCCGTGTGGCAGGCCGACCTGCTCGCACGCCGGGCGCGGGTCGAACAACTCGAGCGCGGACTTCGAGCGAGCGAAGGCAGCGAGGGCCGTGGCACCGGTCCGAGCGGTCTCGACTTTTCGACTGCGATTCCAGCAGGGTCGGCGCTGATTTCGTTCGTGCGCTTCCACGACACGCGATTGCGGGGAGCGGCAACCGATGAACGTGTCGGCGTGCTCCGATACGCGGCATTCGTCGCACGCGATGGGCGTGTGCGGGTGTTTCTGTTGTCGCGCGCGGACGCGTTGGAACCTGCGATTGCCCGCTTTGCAGCGCTCGCGTTCGCCCCACCTGCGGGCGACGACGCCCGGCGCCGCGAGGCGCAGCAGCAAGTGGTTGCCGCAGGCGTCGCAGTGCGAAAACAGATCTGGGACCCGCTCGCGCTCGCGCTCGAAGGGGCTCAGCGCATCTTTGTGGTCCCCGATGGCGCGACTGCCGCCGTCGATCTCATGACACTCCCGCTCGATGACGGGCGATTTCTGGCGGAAAGCGGCCAGGCGTTCGAACGGTTTACCACCGAACACGACCTGACTGCGCCGAGCGGCGCCAGCCCAAGTGCAACATTGCTGGTCGTGGGTGCCCCGGACTTCGAGGCCGGCTCGAAACGCAGACCCGCTGCTCAGGAGCAGGTCGCCGCACATGAAGGCGCGCGAGGTGTGCCCGAGCTGTGGGCGTTGCCCGAGTCCAAGATCGAGGCCGATACCGTGTTCGCGATGTGGCGCGCAGGCTCGAAATCACATCGGCCAGACCTGCTGCTCACCGGAGCCGATGCCGGCGAACGCGCGGTTCGCTCGGCACTCGAGCATTGCACCATGCTCCATTTCGCGACGCACGCGTATCGGGTGGGTGAAGCGGCAAGTCCCCGCGGCAACGACATGAGCTTCCGCGGCGTTGGAGGCTGGGAGGTGGCGGACGGGGCGTCGAAACGGCGCGTGCAGCGTTTCGACATGCGCGTGGTCGGACTCGCGCTCGCGGGTGCCCGAAACTTGGACGAGCCAGCACCACCCGAGAGCGATGGCTGGCTCACGGACGAAGAAGTCTCGAGTCTCGACCTGAACGCGGTCGACTGTGCGGTGCTTTCCGCCTGTCATACGGGAGTCTTCGACGCGGGTCAGACGGAGAGCGTGCAGGGTCTCTATCGCGCGTTCCGCCTTGCGGGCTGTCGCCGCGTCGTCATGAGCCTCGGCCCTGTGAATGACGAGGCGGCGCGCAAGTGGATCGTCGAGTTCTATCGCGCTCGGCTCGCCGGCGGGTCGGTGGCTTCCGCGGCGCGCGATGCCAGCCTTTCGCGGCTTCGTGAACTGCGCCAGGCAGGTCTGCTGCCCCATCCCTCGCAGTGGGCGGTTTTCGTGGCAGCGGGAGCCCGCGAGTAG
- a CDS encoding T9SS type A sorting domain-containing protein gives MIGEARDFTAEAWVAVPATHRFALAGVRPNPVIGDVNVHFSLASADRAEIELFDIAGRSVASTSLSKPTPGNQHVRLVDGGRLDAGVYWLRLRQGTDVAKSRVVVIR, from the coding sequence GTGATCGGTGAAGCCCGGGACTTCACCGCCGAAGCGTGGGTCGCGGTACCGGCAACCCACCGCTTTGCTCTTGCTGGCGTCCGCCCCAATCCGGTCATCGGCGATGTCAACGTGCACTTCTCGTTGGCATCTGCTGACCGCGCCGAGATCGAGCTTTTCGACATTGCCGGACGCAGCGTGGCCTCAACGTCGCTCAGCAAACCCACGCCCGGCAACCAGCATGTTCGACTCGTCGATGGCGGGCGGCTTGATGCTGGCGTGTACTGGCTACGCCTGCGTCAGGGCACGGACGTAGCGAAATCGCGCGTCGTCGTAATCCGATAG
- a CDS encoding helix-turn-helix transcriptional regulator encodes MSLGAKLRDLRQRKSLTIQQLADATGLSKGFVSQVENGHAHPSLTSLRELAKALATSIAYLVVDDEHAPHVVRANERPQLRVGGNTSRVELLSAQPKRNLELIMAELPPGLSAGEKRHFHHGEEILFVVEGRVRLAYGPHIVELGTGDTCHFDGRTPHGVENSGDTMARVIISMTPAAFEPLIKVRPDDEDDEASRTTA; translated from the coding sequence ATGTCCCTCGGTGCCAAGCTCCGCGATCTGCGCCAGCGCAAGAGCCTGACGATTCAGCAGCTCGCCGATGCGACCGGACTCTCGAAGGGCTTCGTGAGTCAGGTCGAGAACGGTCATGCGCACCCCTCGCTGACCTCGCTGCGCGAACTGGCGAAAGCACTCGCGACCTCGATCGCCTACCTGGTCGTCGACGACGAGCATGCCCCGCATGTGGTGCGCGCAAACGAACGACCGCAGCTGCGGGTCGGCGGCAATACCTCCAGGGTCGAGCTGCTTTCGGCACAACCCAAGCGCAACCTGGAACTCATCATGGCGGAGCTGCCGCCGGGGCTCTCGGCCGGCGAGAAGCGTCACTTCCATCACGGCGAGGAAATCCTGTTCGTGGTCGAGGGTCGCGTGCGACTCGCGTACGGACCGCACATCGTGGAGCTCGGAACCGGTGACACCTGTCACTTCGACGGCCGCACTCCGCACGGGGTCGAGAACAGCGGCGACACCATGGCGCGCGTGATCATCTCGATGACGCCGGCCGCCTTCGAGCCGCTCATCAAGGTGCGCCCCGACGACGAGGACGACGAAGCCTCGCGCACGACCGCCTGA
- a CDS encoding IS256 family transposase, whose protein sequence is MKRRIRKELLDELLADYRGPEDFTGPDGLLKQLTGALVERALGAELTDHLGHEPGAPSTTGNARNGTSPKTLTTDQGDVPIEVPRDRNGTFEPQLVKKHQRRFTGFDDKILSMYARGMSVRDIQAHLSEIYGTEISPTLISTVTDAVVDEVAKWQARPLDPIWPIIYLDALVLKVRDQGVVQNKHVYLAMGISLEGKKEVLGLWMEPNEGAKFWLKVVTELKNRGVADVFVICCDGLKGFPQAIEAVFPQTIVQTCIVHLIRSSTRFVAWVNRKALIGDLRRVYAAETEEAALAALAEFEKKWGERYPMVAQSWRSNWERVRPYFAFAKDVRRILYTTNAIESLNFSLRKVTKARGHFPNDEAAFKLLYLAIRNREKKWTRQPQYWNLALNQFAIMFEGRLPA, encoded by the coding sequence ATGAAGCGCAGGATTCGCAAGGAGCTCCTGGACGAGCTGCTGGCTGACTACCGAGGGCCCGAGGACTTCACCGGCCCCGACGGGCTGCTCAAGCAGCTCACGGGTGCGCTGGTCGAACGCGCACTGGGTGCCGAACTGACGGACCACCTGGGCCACGAGCCCGGTGCCCCGTCGACGACCGGCAATGCGCGCAATGGCACGAGCCCGAAGACGCTGACGACCGATCAAGGCGACGTGCCGATCGAAGTGCCGCGCGATCGCAACGGCACGTTCGAGCCGCAGCTGGTGAAGAAGCATCAGCGGCGGTTCACTGGCTTCGACGACAAGATCCTGTCGATGTACGCGCGCGGGATGAGCGTGCGCGACATCCAGGCGCACCTGAGCGAGATCTACGGCACCGAGATCTCGCCGACCCTGATCTCGACCGTGACCGACGCGGTGGTGGACGAGGTGGCGAAGTGGCAGGCGCGACCGCTCGATCCGATCTGGCCGATCATCTACCTGGACGCGCTGGTGCTGAAGGTGCGCGATCAGGGTGTGGTGCAGAACAAGCACGTCTACCTCGCAATGGGGATCAGCCTCGAGGGCAAGAAGGAAGTGCTGGGACTGTGGATGGAGCCCAACGAGGGGGCGAAGTTCTGGCTCAAGGTGGTCACCGAGCTCAAGAACCGCGGGGTCGCCGACGTGTTCGTGATCTGCTGCGACGGCCTGAAGGGCTTCCCGCAGGCGATCGAGGCGGTGTTCCCGCAGACCATCGTGCAGACCTGCATCGTGCACCTGATCCGCAGCTCGACGCGGTTCGTGGCGTGGGTCAATCGCAAGGCCCTGATCGGCGACCTGCGCCGGGTGTACGCGGCCGAGACCGAGGAGGCGGCACTCGCCGCACTGGCCGAGTTCGAGAAGAAGTGGGGCGAGCGCTATCCGATGGTCGCGCAGTCGTGGCGTTCCAACTGGGAGCGGGTGCGACCCTACTTCGCGTTCGCCAAAGACGTGCGGAGGATCCTCTACACCACCAATGCCATCGAGTCGCTGAACTTCTCGCTGCGCAAGGTGACGAAGGCCCGCGGGCACTTCCCGAACGACGAGGCCGCGTTCAAGCTGCTCTACCTGGCGATCCGGAATAGGGAAAAGAAGTGGACGCGCCAGCCGCAGTACTGGAATCTCGCCCTGAATCAGTTCGCCATCATGTTCGAAGGACGACTGCCCGCGTGA
- a CDS encoding helix-turn-helix domain-containing protein, producing MGQGSGPSHRLAPAERLELLRLVRAGETYQAAARVVGCSSKSVQRLLAKTGGMKPRSTARSALRLSLAEREEISRGLRVGESCRGIAVRLGRSPSTVSREVAADGRREGYRAWRAEARARRRVHRPKVPRLVARACTGFCVSA from the coding sequence ATGGGTCAGGGATCCGGTCCATCGCATCGGTTGGCACCCGCTGAGCGTTTGGAGCTACTGCGCCTCGTGCGGGCAGGCGAGACTTACCAGGCTGCTGCCAGGGTGGTTGGATGCTCGTCCAAGTCCGTGCAGCGGTTGCTGGCGAAGACCGGGGGAATGAAGCCCAGGTCGACAGCCCGATCGGCGCTGCGGCTATCGCTCGCCGAGCGCGAGGAGATCTCTCGTGGGCTGCGCGTTGGCGAGTCGTGCCGCGGGATCGCCGTTCGACTGGGCCGATCGCCATCGACCGTGTCGCGCGAAGTTGCGGCGGATGGTCGACGTGAGGGCTATCGTGCGTGGCGGGCAGAAGCGCGAGCGCGTCGACGGGTACACCGGCCGAAGGTCCCCAGGCTGGTGGCGCGAGCCTGTACGGGATTTTGTGTAAGCGCCTGA
- a CDS encoding T9SS type A sorting domain-containing protein, with product MIALATTLSIVPRAARADDAAPDFSPIGNSVTNRWSYGFASVPGGAFSLLPNAVTDGFGRKGWVSPANGAAVYRNVNGFAVNLGSGLIVPHGALTLEAGPTGAFTVLRWRAPRSGTATVSARFIRLAPNEQEPTQVGIYFNGTKVYSRWLTRDVSPVASVAASLTVNLTDAVEFVVGDGDGNNARDIIQVDATVNMEPNVLPTGPVITFAGQRFVACSGDTAFESMAFDPVNRRLVSNEILRDLCGTALSPGPTDAPGLTWDLRTQTYWQVTSTRVVRQWSAAGVLIGDLFTIPQIFTVPGWGPDTLDSVRGIAVDSNFVYVVDSGPAGSEGEIYANEWFKFTRTGTPVKSSKLTNFHANLDLNPDAVADDIVYVPFSNPFLKGKLIIALEHSGMQVIDTDGNFVSKFRWTDPGVPADIKIFGFAGLSIDPLTGNLYLVENAGARTQLWTRIPTTSATYYAIGTGGGPPRLQLPATGCNRPLWESMPSDASFVFGCTYRGANQSVYGLDFGSSQLYRFHALSGIGGRATITGAFNSWACAYDTERDVLYGAIEISGTQARLVAIDPNSGAVDPRPSRVGFGVTDLAFNSTDKNLYGASGVQLIRIDRDTGVGTLVGPTPAVTGIDFDPGTNRLIGIQNSGPAGSATMWSINPATGAGTTITTVPKNIAWEGLAVVPLPAQGAVAVESEATPPPSPFLSAAPNPSRGPVTLQFALPRDANVSAGVFDVEGRRIRAIETGRRAAGRNSLSWDGRDDNGRSVTSGVYFARVEYGSQTLISRIVRIE from the coding sequence TTGATCGCGCTGGCCACGACGCTCTCGATCGTGCCCCGCGCCGCGCGGGCCGATGACGCGGCACCCGATTTCAGCCCGATCGGAAACTCGGTCACGAATCGCTGGAGCTACGGTTTCGCGTCGGTACCCGGGGGCGCATTCTCTCTGCTCCCCAACGCGGTTACCGATGGGTTTGGACGCAAGGGCTGGGTGTCCCCGGCGAACGGAGCCGCAGTCTATCGGAACGTGAATGGGTTCGCGGTGAATCTCGGCAGTGGGCTGATCGTGCCGCATGGCGCTCTCACGCTGGAAGCCGGCCCGACCGGTGCCTTCACGGTGCTTCGCTGGCGAGCACCACGCAGTGGTACGGCCACCGTCTCTGCGCGATTCATTCGCCTGGCGCCTAACGAACAAGAGCCGACGCAGGTCGGCATCTACTTCAATGGGACGAAGGTCTACAGCCGCTGGCTCACGCGCGATGTCTCACCGGTGGCTTCAGTCGCAGCCTCGCTCACGGTGAACCTGACGGATGCGGTGGAGTTCGTGGTCGGCGATGGTGACGGTAACAATGCTCGCGACATCATTCAGGTGGATGCGACCGTGAACATGGAACCGAACGTGCTCCCCACGGGGCCGGTGATCACGTTTGCGGGCCAGCGCTTCGTCGCGTGCAGCGGCGACACCGCGTTCGAGTCGATGGCGTTCGACCCGGTCAATCGTCGCCTGGTGAGCAACGAGATCTTGCGCGATCTCTGCGGCACCGCGCTGTCGCCTGGTCCCACCGACGCTCCCGGACTGACGTGGGATCTGCGCACGCAGACCTACTGGCAGGTCACGAGTACGCGGGTGGTACGCCAGTGGAGTGCCGCCGGCGTGCTGATCGGCGATCTGTTCACGATTCCGCAGATCTTCACCGTGCCGGGTTGGGGCCCAGACACGCTCGACAGCGTCCGCGGCATCGCGGTCGACTCGAATTTCGTTTATGTCGTCGATTCCGGGCCGGCCGGGAGCGAGGGCGAGATTTACGCCAACGAGTGGTTCAAGTTCACGCGCACCGGCACGCCTGTGAAGTCCTCGAAGCTCACGAACTTCCACGCCAACCTCGACCTCAATCCCGATGCGGTGGCAGACGACATAGTCTACGTGCCGTTCTCGAATCCATTCCTCAAGGGCAAGCTCATCATCGCGCTCGAGCACAGCGGGATGCAGGTGATCGATACCGATGGCAATTTCGTCTCGAAGTTCCGCTGGACTGATCCGGGGGTGCCGGCGGACATCAAGATCTTCGGATTCGCGGGACTCTCGATCGATCCGTTGACGGGCAACCTCTACTTAGTAGAGAACGCAGGCGCTCGCACGCAATTGTGGACGCGTATTCCGACCACCTCGGCAACCTACTATGCCATCGGTACGGGCGGCGGACCGCCGCGTCTTCAGCTGCCGGCGACCGGGTGCAATCGGCCGCTGTGGGAGTCCATGCCGAGCGATGCGAGTTTCGTATTTGGGTGCACCTATCGAGGCGCGAACCAGTCGGTGTACGGGCTCGACTTCGGCAGCTCGCAGCTCTATCGATTCCACGCGCTGTCGGGGATTGGCGGCCGCGCCACGATCACCGGGGCCTTCAACAGCTGGGCATGCGCCTACGACACGGAGCGCGACGTGCTCTATGGCGCCATCGAGATCAGCGGCACCCAGGCGCGCCTCGTGGCGATTGACCCGAATTCAGGCGCCGTGGATCCGCGCCCGTCACGGGTGGGATTCGGTGTGACCGATCTGGCGTTCAACTCGACGGACAAGAACCTCTATGGTGCATCCGGCGTTCAATTGATCCGCATCGATCGCGACACCGGTGTGGGCACGCTCGTGGGACCCACTCCAGCCGTCACGGGAATCGACTTCGATCCGGGAACCAATCGCTTGATCGGGATCCAGAATTCGGGGCCCGCCGGAAGCGCGACGATGTGGAGCATCAATCCGGCGACCGGCGCGGGGACCACGATCACGACGGTGCCGAAGAACATCGCGTGGGAGGGGCTCGCGGTGGTGCCGCTGCCGGCGCAGGGCGCCGTCGCGGTGGAGTCCGAAGCCACACCTCCGCCCTCGCCGTTCCTGTCCGCGGCGCCGAATCCTTCGCGCGGACCCGTCACGCTTCAGTTCGCGCTGCCGCGAGACGCGAACGTCTCGGCGGGCGTTTTCGATGTCGAGGGTCGGCGTATTCGTGCAATTGAAACGGGCCGTCGTGCCGCAGGGCGGAACTCGTTGAGCTGGGATGGACGTGATGACAACGGCCGCTCAGTCACCAGTGGGGTGTACTTCGCTCGAGTCGAGTACGGCTCGCAGACGCTGATCAGCCGGATCGTTCGCATCGAGTGA
- a CDS encoding sigma-70 family RNA polymerase sigma factor, which produces MPESLPDTTIELLNRARAGEAAARNRLFARYAPVLSRWAHRRLPLAARDLNETQDLVQVTLMRAFGRLEAFEYRGPGAFLGYLRHILLNVIRNELRRVSSRPQHAELSDSLPQAGPSVVEQVAGREVLARYERGLEALNPEAREAVILRVELHLPFAEIAELLQKPSENAARMAVSRALVSLAEAMKEPKP; this is translated from the coding sequence ATGCCCGAATCCCTGCCGGACACCACGATCGAGCTTCTGAATCGCGCCCGCGCCGGAGAGGCGGCGGCGCGTAATCGGTTGTTTGCGCGCTATGCACCCGTGCTCTCGCGGTGGGCGCATCGACGTTTGCCGCTCGCGGCGCGCGACCTCAACGAAACGCAGGATCTGGTGCAGGTCACGCTGATGCGGGCGTTCGGCCGCCTGGAGGCGTTCGAATACCGCGGGCCGGGGGCGTTTCTCGGATACCTGCGACACATTCTTCTCAACGTGATTCGCAACGAGCTTCGGCGCGTGTCGTCGCGCCCCCAACACGCCGAGCTGTCCGACTCGCTCCCGCAGGCCGGTCCCTCGGTGGTCGAGCAAGTCGCGGGGCGCGAAGTGCTGGCACGCTACGAGCGAGGACTCGAAGCACTGAATCCCGAGGCGCGCGAGGCCGTGATCCTGCGAGTGGAATTGCACTTGCCATTCGCGGAGATCGCGGAGCTACTTCAGAAGCCGTCCGAGAACGCGGCGCGCATGGCGGTCTCCCGCGCACTTGTGTCGCTCGCGGAAGCCATGAAGGAGCCGAAACCATGA